In one window of Tripterygium wilfordii isolate XIE 37 chromosome 1, ASM1340144v1, whole genome shotgun sequence DNA:
- the LOC119995997 gene encoding receptor kinase-like protein Xa21 has translation MDNYRYTSLRGTIPLEVGHLQNLESLNVMSNYLPSIIPSSIFNISTLKVLSLTDNSFTGNLPPSTGHQTLPNLEEIFLWMNQLSGPIPNSISNASQLTAIDLAHNPFTGNIPTNLSNLRSLRVLNLEKNYLNGESSAQELMLLSSLTNCLNLRCLALSQNPLNGILPSSIGNFSSALESVALVNYELKGGIPMEIDNLSNVILISLSINELTRLVPPTVDRLQKLQIFLRYLNLSSNNLSSTIPTTLWSPTYIFEVYLHSNSLSGSLPSEIESLKVLNVVDLSGNQLSGNISNSIGRLKDLKQLLLAKSSFQVRAACLALEVLALYTKEYFRMERKFCTNNIDFKALVLELMRSGSLQRWLYSHNYFLDVVSRLNIVEDIAMALEYLQQGNSTPIVHCDLKPSNILLDEDMVAHVGDFGIAKLLGGGEAMRQTMTLATIGYMAPEYKYKSNVYVNMYRGKLNSLIISITQPLGFHTFQASTSKDTTLFYYRCNLRKPLVDIVTSFRLSGLAPIETIILPMIGVVVNGRKEVKPEDIT, from the exons ATGGACAACTATCGATACACATCTTTGAGAGGTACAATCCCCCTCGAGGTTGGGCACCTACAAAATCTAGAGTCACTAAATGTGATGTCCAACTATCTCCCTAGCATCATTCCATCTAGTATTTTCAACATTTCAACACTGAAAGTCCTTTCATTGACAGACAATAGCTTCACAGGCAATCTTCCACCAAGCACAGGCCACCAAACTCTTCCAAATCTTGAGGAAATTTTTCTATGGATGAATCAACTTAGTGGACCAATTCCAAACTCTATCTCCAATGCTTCCCAACTCACAGCAATAGACTTGGCACATAACCCCTTTACTGGAAATATTCCCACCAATCTTAGCAACTTGAGATCTCTTCGAGTGCTCAACCTTGAGAAAAATTACTTGAATGGTGAATCATCTGCACAAGAATTGATGCTTCTCTCTTCCTTGACGAATTGCCTGAATTTAAGATGTCTTGCCTTATCGCAAAATCCATTGAATGGTATTCTGCCAAGTTCTATTGGTAATTTCTCTTCAGCACTTGAAAGCGTTGCTCTAGTAAATTACGAACTTAAAGGGGGCATTCCCATGGAAATTGATAACTTAAGCAACGTAATACTTATAAGCCTTTCAATTAATGAACTAACTAGACTAGTTCCACCTACAGTCGATAGATTACAGAAGCTCCAGATATT TCTGAGATATCTGAATTTGAGCTCTAACAATCTCAGTTCTACTATTCCAACAACCTTGTGGAGCCCTACTTATATTTTTGAGGTTTATTTACATTCGAACTCTTTGAGTGGCTCCCTTCCTTCAGAAATTGAAAGTTTGAAGGTCCTCAACGTAGTTGATTTATCGGGGAATCAACTATCAGGTAATATATCCAATAGCATTGGCAGACTAAAAGATCTAAAGCAACTCTTACTTGCAAAAAGTAGTTTTCAAG TGAGGGCAGCTTGCTTGGCACTGGAAGTTTTGGCTCTATATACAAAGGAATACTTTCGGATGGAAAGGAAATT TTGTACAAACAACATTGATTTCAAAGCCTTGGTATTGGAGCTCATGCGTAGTGGAAGCCTACAAAGATGGTTGTATTCTCACAACTATTTTTTGGATGTAGTCTCAAGGCTAAACATTGTGGAAGATATTGCTATGGCATTGGAGTATCTTCAACAGGGTAATTCAACACCAATTGTTCATTGTGATCTAAAACCCAGCAACATACTACTGGATGAAGATATGGTGGCACATGTTGGTGACTTTGGCATTGCCAAACTATTGGGTGGAGGAGAAGCTATGAGACAAACAATGACATTGGCAACCATTGGCTATATGGCTCCAG aatacaaatacaaaagcaATGTTTATGTGAACATGTATAGAGGCAAATTGAATTCTTTAATAATATCAATAACCCAGCCACTTGGTTTCCACACTTTTCAGGCAAGCACCTCCAAAGATACAACACTCTTTTATTACAG GTGCAATCTGAGGAAGCCTCTGGTTGACATCGTCACTTCTTTCCGTTTATCAGGTCTTGCTCCAATAGAAACCATTATACTTCCAATGATAGGAGTAGTAGTTAATGGAAGAAAAGAGGTGAAGCCAGAAGACATCACCTGA